One window of the Natrinema sp. HArc-T2 genome contains the following:
- a CDS encoding cytochrome c maturation protein CcmE — translation MKRRSKLLFAGVGVVLLFGVLGTTVMNASAEFVTPTSLENGDYDGEWVNLEGKVANLEQDGNEIRFAVTDNNTSVDVVYDGAMPETMAEGRIVVAKGTVEDGSVDASELSVRAHEGGGDGNSTNSTEMPPTEQA, via the coding sequence GTGAAACGAAGGAGTAAGTTACTTTTCGCCGGCGTCGGCGTCGTGTTACTCTTCGGTGTTCTCGGAACGACGGTCATGAACGCGTCCGCGGAGTTCGTCACGCCGACCTCACTCGAGAACGGCGACTACGATGGCGAGTGGGTCAACCTCGAGGGCAAAGTCGCCAACCTCGAACAAGACGGTAACGAGATCCGGTTCGCTGTCACGGATAACAACACGTCCGTCGACGTCGTCTACGACGGGGCGATGCCCGAGACGATGGCCGAGGGCCGGATCGTCGTCGCGAAGGGAACTGTCGAGGACGGCTCGGTCGACGCATCCGAACTCTCCGTTCGGGCCCACGAAGGCGGCGGTGACGGAAACAGTACCAACAGTACTGAAATGCCACCGACCGAACAGGCATAA
- a CDS encoding ABC transporter ATP-binding protein, which translates to MGTISVDGVTRRLGSTTALRDVSFTVDSGEHVGLFGPNGAGKTSLMQLLSTLAAPDDGRIRIDGDDVTPDATAVRAKLGVVSHRPMVYGTLTARENLRLHARLRSVDTERVERVLKDVNLRTHASTRVEDFSHGMTKRLSIARAVLHDPTVLLLDEPYAGLDQRSAMDLQRILTRFDDRTVVIATHDLERAVDDCDRALVLVDGTLERTVSLTDLDRHSFETEYLEAVGRSNLQ; encoded by the coding sequence ATGGGGACGATCAGCGTCGATGGCGTGACGAGACGGCTCGGCTCGACGACCGCGCTCCGTGATGTCTCTTTTACCGTCGATTCCGGTGAGCACGTTGGGCTGTTCGGTCCCAACGGCGCAGGAAAAACCTCCCTGATGCAACTGCTGTCGACGCTTGCCGCCCCCGACGACGGTCGCATCCGGATCGACGGCGACGACGTGACGCCGGACGCGACTGCGGTTCGTGCGAAACTCGGCGTCGTCAGCCATCGACCGATGGTCTACGGCACGCTTACCGCCCGCGAGAACCTGCGACTGCACGCCCGACTGCGAAGCGTCGATACAGAGCGCGTCGAACGGGTCCTCAAGGACGTGAACCTCCGAACGCACGCCTCGACCCGCGTCGAGGACTTCTCGCACGGTATGACCAAGCGCCTCTCGATCGCGCGTGCAGTGTTGCACGACCCGACGGTCCTGTTGCTCGACGAACCGTACGCCGGCCTCGACCAGCGGTCGGCGATGGACCTCCAGCGGATCCTGACGCGGTTCGACGATCGAACCGTCGTCATCGCGACTCACGACCTCGAGCGGGCCGTCGACGACTGTGACCGCGCACTCGTACTCGTCGACGGCACGCTGGAACGAACCGTCTCGCTGACCGACCTCGACCGCCACTCGTTCGAGACCGAATATCTCGAGGCGGTCGGTCGCTCTAACCTGCAATGA
- a CDS encoding carboxypeptidase-like regulatory domain-containing protein → MRKTVLGFVVLVSLLTVPMTATAASVSGTVTVADGSADGETVTIAPLDPSNELVGNATETTVEDGSFTYESVEGAITYFIELEHEGTTHYALVDDGEQPAFVLNDTISGELVDENGTPISNATITVTSQHGPEVTQVNATDGSFTIGPVQPDRMYTLEIEANGADYERVVSTGNDTTDTTFELPTPTTDRDALTLGGGQPVNHLLRVGPTQNGTGLFVVETVSVENGADRPFAGNVSFAVPSDAEVVTGMVDNERTAVSRTNDTATVETTIGPQENATVDVFYRLEDRAFEKPVGYDVEQLAIQFAEYDLTQVEVSDNLVEADAPMPMVTSTGPLEADDQISVSITESNQSVASDQTDGGSGTGEFPLGLVSLGFVAVIAIGLAAYRYL, encoded by the coding sequence ATGAGAAAAACAGTCCTCGGCTTCGTCGTCCTCGTATCGCTCCTGACCGTCCCCATGACCGCAACTGCCGCGTCGGTTTCGGGAACCGTAACCGTCGCCGACGGTTCTGCCGACGGTGAGACGGTCACGATCGCGCCACTGGACCCCAGTAACGAACTCGTCGGCAACGCAACCGAAACGACGGTCGAAGACGGCTCGTTCACCTACGAGTCCGTCGAGGGTGCCATCACCTACTTCATCGAACTCGAGCACGAGGGTACGACACACTACGCCCTCGTCGACGACGGTGAGCAACCCGCGTTCGTCCTGAACGACACGATCTCGGGCGAACTCGTCGACGAGAACGGCACGCCGATTTCGAACGCCACCATCACCGTCACGAGCCAGCACGGTCCCGAGGTGACACAGGTGAACGCGACGGATGGCTCGTTCACGATCGGCCCGGTCCAGCCCGATCGAATGTACACCCTCGAGATCGAGGCGAACGGCGCCGACTACGAGCGGGTGGTTTCGACCGGAAACGACACGACGGACACGACCTTCGAGTTGCCGACGCCGACGACTGATCGAGACGCACTGACTCTCGGTGGTGGCCAACCAGTGAACCACCTCCTGCGTGTCGGGCCGACACAAAACGGGACCGGGCTGTTCGTCGTCGAGACGGTTTCCGTCGAGAACGGCGCCGATCGACCGTTCGCCGGCAACGTCAGCTTTGCAGTGCCGTCAGACGCAGAGGTCGTCACGGGAATGGTCGACAACGAACGCACCGCGGTCAGCCGAACGAACGACACGGCGACGGTCGAGACGACGATCGGCCCCCAGGAAAACGCTACCGTCGACGTGTTCTATCGACTCGAGGACCGGGCGTTCGAGAAACCGGTCGGCTACGACGTCGAGCAACTCGCGATCCAGTTCGCCGAATACGACCTGACTCAGGTCGAGGTCTCAGACAACCTCGTCGAAGCCGACGCGCCGATGCCGATGGTGACGAGTACGGGGCCGCTCGAGGCGGACGACCAGATCTCGGTGAGCATCACCGAGTCCAATCAATCGGTCGCCAGCGATCAGACAGACGGCGGTTCGGGGACCGGCGAGTTCCCGCTCGGTCTGGTGAGTCTCGGCTTCGTCGCCGTCATCGCGATCGGATTGGCCGCGTATCGGTACCTGTAG
- a CDS encoding heme exporter protein CcmB, whose amino-acid sequence MTDNTTVSYWRTVLEVARKDFRIELRSKQVLNTAAVFALLVVIIFAFSFARTFANIDVVASGALWVAFVFAGTFSVSQSVAVEEADAGLDSLLLVPVDRSAIYVGKVVSNTAFTGAVAVITLGCIVVFLDFTILPGTVPLLLLVIALAAFGFAATGVLIATMTARARLSDLLLPLLLVPLVIPVLLAGVELTRAISEGLPLWQWFRLLLAYDGVLFLIGIALFEYVVER is encoded by the coding sequence ATGACCGACAATACCACCGTCAGCTACTGGCGGACCGTCCTCGAGGTCGCGCGCAAGGACTTCCGCATCGAGTTACGTTCCAAGCAGGTGCTCAACACCGCAGCCGTCTTCGCGCTGCTGGTCGTCATCATCTTCGCGTTCAGTTTCGCCCGCACGTTCGCGAACATCGACGTCGTCGCGAGCGGTGCGCTCTGGGTCGCGTTCGTCTTCGCCGGGACGTTCAGCGTGAGCCAGAGCGTCGCCGTCGAAGAGGCCGACGCCGGCCTCGACAGCCTGTTGCTCGTTCCCGTGGATCGCTCGGCGATCTACGTCGGCAAAGTCGTGAGCAACACCGCGTTCACGGGGGCCGTCGCCGTCATCACGCTCGGGTGTATCGTCGTTTTCCTCGACTTTACCATCCTGCCGGGCACGGTCCCGCTGTTGTTGCTCGTCATCGCCCTCGCGGCGTTTGGTTTCGCCGCGACCGGCGTGCTCATCGCGACGATGACGGCTCGAGCCCGGCTCAGCGACCTCCTGTTGCCGCTGTTGCTCGTGCCGCTCGTGATTCCGGTGTTGCTCGCCGGCGTCGAACTCACGCGGGCGATCTCAGAAGGACTGCCGCTGTGGCAGTGGTTCCGGCTCCTGCTGGCCTACGACGGCGTGTTGTTCCTGATCGGGATCGCGCTGTTCGAGTACGTCGTCGAACGATAG